In Oncorhynchus kisutch isolate 150728-3 linkage group LG7, Okis_V2, whole genome shotgun sequence, one DNA window encodes the following:
- the LOC109894042 gene encoding zinc finger and BTB domain-containing protein 18-like, giving the protein MATCMIFHTQIASIMEVLANAAVADICKLVDDDYAVFRLEITQSQKENRALRRKLQLLELKVARERVLASRPSSVKILDRHRGMARGEGHQTGGHRSFMKPAGRNTWRDDQPITVDEGSGTSTQHVIVIESVDAEAAGPGVKLERSEGEDPGQSRDIQTGVLPVATEDPTTTPPRTRRSITAVNGTPAAVLKSETDTETITVAQRLLQTGSDHRSDPERLGMGPLDCPPAPGSEYLPVFHHSQKTVNSCGNTDGDALDTGSDDLSCFYTTEMDPGNISLGLERQTDLSRGDWNRYSSSVYSEGCLDKKGEVIAVDEVKVEGDAPLTWNADETTLGEGHSQGRDFLDYRESLETNPNVSSISPLHTLSDCAPVSTSKGPSDSHGILFDQVLNSNNRATAQAHGRGATSGSSKEKRFLCMFCNKGFSCLQKVEIHQRVHTGVKPFSCTQCDMRFAEAGSLKRHQRVHTGEKPYSCTQCHMRFTQAGSLKRHLKVHMGERLFA; this is encoded by the exons atGGCGACCTGTAtgatttttcacactcaaatagcctccatcatggaggtgctagcgaatgcagccgtggcagaTATCTGTAAACTtgtagacgacgactatgcagtgtttcgtttggaaataactcaaagccagaaGGAAAACAGGGcattgcggaggaaactacagctactggaactgaaggtggcacgggagcgcgtcctcgccagtcgtcccagtagtgtcaagatcctcgacagacacagaggaatggcaagag GTGAAGGACATCAAACTGGAGGCCACAGGAGCTTTATGAAGCCAGCAGGACGcaatacatggagagatgaccaaccaatcactgttgatgagggtagtggaacctcaacccagcacgTTATTGTGATCGAG TCTGTAGATGCAgaggctgcagggcctggggtCAAGCTGGAGAGGTCTGAGGGAGAGGACCCAGGGCAAagcagagacatccagactgGTGTGCTCCCTGTAGCCACAGAGGACCCCACCACCACGCCGCCCAGAACCCGACGCAGCATCACGGCAGTCAATGGAACGCCGGCCGCTGTCCTCAAGTCCGAGACAGACACTGAGACCATAACTGTAGCACAAAGGCTTTTACAAACAGGAtctgaccacagatcagatccaGAGAGACTGGGGATGGGGCCACTGGACTGTCCTCCTGCTCCTGGCTCAGAGTACTTACCAGTATTTCACCACAGCCAGAAGACTGTTAATTCCTGTGGAAATACTGATGGTGATGCGTTAGACACTGGCAGTGATGATCTGTCTTGTTTTTACACGACAGAGATGGACCCAGGCAACATATCCTTGGgtttagagagacagactgatctttctagaggggactggaaccgatacagtagtagtgtatactctgaAGGGTGCCTAGATAAGAAAGGAGAGGTTATAGCGGTAGATGAAGTGAAAGTGGAGGGCGACGCTCCTCTTACATGGAATGCAGATGAGACTACCTTAGGAGAAGGACACTCACAAGGCAGAGATTTCTTAGATTACAGGGAAAGCTTAGAGACAAATCCAAATGTCTCGAGCATCTCCCCTTTACACACGCTCAGTGATTGTGCCCCAGTGTCCACGTCGAAGGGGCCTTCCGATTCACACGGCATCCTTTTcgatcaggtattgaactcaaacAACAGGGCTACAGCCCAGGCTCACGGAAGGGGAGCAACATCAGGCAGTAgtaaagagaaacggttcctctgcatgttctgtaacaaaggcttcagctgcctccagaaggtggagatccaccagagggtccacacaggtgtgaaacccttcagctgtacccaaTGTGATATGCGCTTTGCTGAGGCTGGcagcctgaagaggcaccagagggtccacacaggggagaaaccctacagctgtacccagtgtcacatgcgcttcACCCAGGCTGGCAGCCTGAAGaggcacctgaaggtccacatgGGAGAAAGGCTGTTTGCCtga